Proteins encoded in a region of the Rutidosis leptorrhynchoides isolate AG116_Rl617_1_P2 chromosome 9, CSIRO_AGI_Rlap_v1, whole genome shotgun sequence genome:
- the LOC139867896 gene encoding uncharacterized mitochondrial protein AtMg00810-like has translation MIITRGNVLEISPLIDDLLVRFEMNNQGEIGCFLGLEADKLENGYLISQKGYARSLLECFNMGESKPMTTPMKLNLKMKKDQGKELKDAKLFQQLVGTKRILRYVKGSMGHNWMGDVNDRHSTSGYYFNMGFAVISWCNKKQDVVALSSTEAEYTPATMAARVYLVKNVDW, from the exons ATGATAATCACAAGAGGAAATGTGTTAGAAATCTCTCCTTTAATTGATGATCTTTTGGTTCGTTTTGAGATGAATAATCAAGGGGAGATTGGTTGTTTTCTTGGCTTGGAAGCCGATAAGCTAGAAAACGGTTACTTGATCTCTCAAAAGGGATATGCAAGGAGTCTCTTGGAATGTTTCAACATGGGGGAGTCAAAGCCTATGACCACTCCAATGAAACTAAACCTCAAGATGAAGAAAGATCAAGGAAAGGAGCTCAAGGATGCAAAGTTGTTTCAACAATTGGTTGGAA CTAAAAGGATCCTTCGCTATGTGAAAGGATCAATGGGTCACA ATTGGATGGGTGATGTCAATGATCGCCATTCAACTTCGGGCTACTATTTCAACATGGGTTTCGCGGTTATTTCATGGTGTAATAAAAAGCAAGATGTGGTTGCTTTGTCTAGTACGGAAGCGGAATATACACCTGCAACTATGGCGGCAAGAGTGTACTTGGTTAAGAATGTTGATTGGTGA